One Tripterygium wilfordii isolate XIE 37 chromosome 10, ASM1340144v1, whole genome shotgun sequence DNA segment encodes these proteins:
- the LOC120007754 gene encoding uncharacterized protein LOC120007754 isoform X5 has protein sequence MRTVQKRKIDRARHALSGSSLHEIGSLRSINEALELHNSSSDLHFGLENHKHSSSNGKADKFLDLGSSLPQGIGPTLKLRTEKPDRFMKTKSTRNASAVSLPKSRPQLKDEALRLGNSSSPPHLKLENHNGGPRSNIGNKQESNVRNLNSVTVQKIPSTINPPQLKEAMSIFGKISNATMRTVESGLNCCDVEFESVESSRKALSAGQIMVNNFSIPISPLHALEAVTIRISNLNARTDDSMIHSVCMSYGNLDTLVRTKDDAVDAVFLVKDKYGLLAMLKKLNNTMMDDCQWSACIQPPGSPSAVVANENVSQQQLGLQVHRHMLVLLGQLSENIIYMEDLENLHCALMHLDSHPMNSGTKGVNESQKKCQNDVYVESM, from the exons ATGCGGACAGTTCag AAGCGTAAAATTGACAGGGCAAGGCACGCTTTATCTGGTTCATCTTTACATGAAATAGGCAGCCTGAGGTCAATAAATGAAGCCCTGGAGCTACATAACTCTTCTTCTGATCTACATTTTGGGCTTGAGAACCACAAGCATTCAAGTTCCAACGGTAAAGCTGATAAATTTTTAGATTTGGGATCCTCATTGCCGCAAGGCATAGGTCCAACTCTGAAATTGAGAACAGAAAAACCTGACCGATTTATG AAAACTAAGAGTACAAGAAATGCGTCAGCTGTTTCACTCCCCAAAAGCAGGCCCCAACTGAAAGATGAAGCCCTGAGGTTGGGTAACTCGTCGTCACCTCCACATCTCAAACTTGAGAACCACAATGGTGGCCCTAGATCTAATATTGGCAATAAACAGGAGTCCAATGTTAGAAATTTGAATTCTGTAACTGTTCAAAAAATACCTTCTACAATTAATCCTCCTCAGTTGAAAGAGGCAATGTCCATTTTTGGGAAGATCTCGAATGCAACTATGAGGACCGTAGAAAGTGGACTAAACTGCTGCGACGTTGAATTTGAG AGTGTAGAATCAAGCAGGAAAGCACTATCTGCTGGTCAAATTATGGTGAATAACTTCAGTATTCCAATTTCTCCTCTGCATGCCTTGGAGGCTGTAACCATTAGAATTAGCAACTTAAACGCCAGAACTGATGATTCTATGATTCACTCAGTGTGCATGTCTTATGGCAATTTGGACACTCTTGTAAGGACAAAAGATGATGCAGTAGATGCCGTGTTTCTCGTGAAGGACAAATATGGCTTGCTTGCCATGctaaaaaa GCTGAACAACACGATGATGGATGATTGCCAATGGTCAGCTTGTATACAACCACCAGGTTCCCCATCTGCTGTGGTGGCTAATGAGAACGTTTCCCAACAGCAGTTGGGGTTACAAGTTCACCGTCATATGCTTGTGTTGTTGGGGCAACTCTCTGAAAACATTATTTATATGGAAGATTTGGAGAACTTGCATTGTGCTTTAATGCACCTTGACAGTCACCCAATGAACAGTG GAACCAAAGGCGTGAACGAGTCACAAAAGAAGTGTCAAAATGATGTATATGTTGAAAGCATGTAA
- the LOC120007754 gene encoding uncharacterized protein LOC120007754 isoform X3, translated as MIRSRLRTSIYPPLTGENRLIKLEGKLNLLERCNVRIGNSIDLFSVRNLLCSRTLSNFITKGVGNPEQSPDSSSDEDDFSELGPPVGQGIDTFPISMTEKPQHFRKRKIDRARHALSGSSLHEIGSLRSINEALELHNSSSDLHFGLENHKHSSSNGKADKFLDLGSSLPQGIGPTLKLRTEKPDRFMKTKSTRNASAVSLPKSRPQLKDEALRLGNSSSPPHLKLENHNGGPRSNIGNKQESNVRNLNSVTVQKIPSTINPPQLKEAMSIFGKISNATMRTVESGLNCCDVEFESVESSRKALSAGQIMVNNFSIPISPLHALEAVTIRISNLNARTDDSMIHSVCMSYGNLDTLVRTKDDAVDAVFLVKDKYGLLAMLKKLNNTMMDDCQWSACIQPPGSPSAVVANENVSQQQLGLQVHRHMLVLLGQLSENIIYMEDLENLHCALMHLDSHPMNSGDKFIL; from the exons ATGATCAGGTCGAGACTCCGAACTTCTATTTACCCTCCATTAACCG GTGAAAATCGGCTGATTAAGCTCGAAGGAAAGCTCAATTTGCTTGAAAG GTGCAATGTCAGAATAGGTAATTCTATTGACTTATTTTCGGTGAGGAATCTTTTGTGCTCAAGAACATTGTCCAACTTCATAACAAAAGGAGTAGGGAATCCGGAGCAGTCTCCAGACAGTTCATCTGATGAAGACGATTTTTCTGAATTGGGTCCGCCTGTGGGACAAGGCATAGATACCTTCCCTATATCGATGACAGAAAAACCTCAACATTTTAGG AAGCGTAAAATTGACAGGGCAAGGCACGCTTTATCTGGTTCATCTTTACATGAAATAGGCAGCCTGAGGTCAATAAATGAAGCCCTGGAGCTACATAACTCTTCTTCTGATCTACATTTTGGGCTTGAGAACCACAAGCATTCAAGTTCCAACGGTAAAGCTGATAAATTTTTAGATTTGGGATCCTCATTGCCGCAAGGCATAGGTCCAACTCTGAAATTGAGAACAGAAAAACCTGACCGATTTATG AAAACTAAGAGTACAAGAAATGCGTCAGCTGTTTCACTCCCCAAAAGCAGGCCCCAACTGAAAGATGAAGCCCTGAGGTTGGGTAACTCGTCGTCACCTCCACATCTCAAACTTGAGAACCACAATGGTGGCCCTAGATCTAATATTGGCAATAAACAGGAGTCCAATGTTAGAAATTTGAATTCTGTAACTGTTCAAAAAATACCTTCTACAATTAATCCTCCTCAGTTGAAAGAGGCAATGTCCATTTTTGGGAAGATCTCGAATGCAACTATGAGGACCGTAGAAAGTGGACTAAACTGCTGCGACGTTGAATTTGAG AGTGTAGAATCAAGCAGGAAAGCACTATCTGCTGGTCAAATTATGGTGAATAACTTCAGTATTCCAATTTCTCCTCTGCATGCCTTGGAGGCTGTAACCATTAGAATTAGCAACTTAAACGCCAGAACTGATGATTCTATGATTCACTCAGTGTGCATGTCTTATGGCAATTTGGACACTCTTGTAAGGACAAAAGATGATGCAGTAGATGCCGTGTTTCTCGTGAAGGACAAATATGGCTTGCTTGCCATGctaaaaaa GCTGAACAACACGATGATGGATGATTGCCAATGGTCAGCTTGTATACAACCACCAGGTTCCCCATCTGCTGTGGTGGCTAATGAGAACGTTTCCCAACAGCAGTTGGGGTTACAAGTTCACCGTCATATGCTTGTGTTGTTGGGGCAACTCTCTGAAAACATTATTTATATGGAAGATTTGGAGAACTTGCATTGTGCTTTAATGCACCTTGACAGTCACCCAATGAACAGTG GTGACAAATTTATTTTGTAG
- the LOC120007267 gene encoding uncharacterized protein LOC120007267, protein MEGQDWSVHFHPMAEVYLLYDTTLKGKDGDQERESMAVVMTTILLANIVLLETFLPSTKVFIWRAAQGILPTYANLLSRHIGSHSDCPICKCPVESILHALWECPAAKDVFCASTKKLQKMEGDFSGSFTQFWGMSTMVLSQRDQAILAITMRCIWHRRNKFIHDNVFIHPTQIAQQCILTADEFASAQSTMDDSAPSLTSVVDGGEGWKGPPNEFVKANWDAAIDKKGNCTGIGVIFRDTYGDLLACT, encoded by the exons ATGGAAGGACAAGATTGGTCAGTACATTTTCATCCTATGGCTGAGGTTTACTTGTTGTACGACACAACTTTGAAGGGCAAAGATGGAGACCAAGAAAGAGAATCAATGGCTGTGGTTATGACAACCATTTTGCTTGCAAATATAGTCTTACTTGAGACAT TTCTCCCATCTACGAAGGTCTTTATTTGGCGTGCTGCACAAGGTATTCTCCCAACTTATGCTAATCTTCTGTCCAGACATATTGGTAGCCATTCAGACTGTCCTATTTGTAAGTGCCCAGTTGAGTCTATATTGCATGCTTTGTGGGAATGTCCTGCTGCCAAAGATGTATTTTGTGCTAGCACTAAGAAACTACAGAAGATGGAAGGGGATTTTTCAGGTTCTTTCACCCAGTTCTGGGGAATGTCCACAATGGTGTTATCCCAAAGAGATCAGGCTATCCTTGCTATCACTATGAGGTGTATATGGCACAGACGAAATAAATTCATTCATGATAATGTTTTTATTCATCctactcaaattgcacaacaatgtaTTCTCACTGCTGATGAGTTTGCTTCGGCCCAGTCAACTATGGATGATAGTGCCCCGAGTTTGACAAGTGTGGTGGATGGTGGCGAAGGATGGAAAGGTCCTCCTAATGAGTTTGTAAAGGCCAATTGGGATGCGGCTATTGATAAGAAGGGGAACTGTACTGGAATAGGTGTTATTTTTAGAGATACGTATGGTGACTTGTTGGCTTGTACGTAG
- the LOC120007754 gene encoding uncharacterized protein LOC120007754 isoform X2 produces MIRSRLRTSIYPPLTGENRLIKLEGKLNLLERCNVRIGNSIDLFSVRNLLCSRTLSNFITKGVGNPEQSPDSSSDEDDFSELGPPVGQGIDTFPISMTEKPQHFRKIDRARHALSGSSLHEIGSLRSINEALELHNSSSDLHFGLENHKHSSSNGKADKFLDLGSSLPQGIGPTLKLRTEKPDRFMKTKSTRNASAVSLPKSRPQLKDEALRLGNSSSPPHLKLENHNGGPRSNIGNKQESNVRNLNSVTVQKIPSTINPPQLKEAMSIFGKISNATMRTVESGLNCCDVEFESVESSRKALSAGQIMVNNFSIPISPLHALEAVTIRISNLNARTDDSMIHSVCMSYGNLDTLVRTKDDAVDAVFLVKDKYGLLAMLKKLNNTMMDDCQWSACIQPPGSPSAVVANENVSQQQLGLQVHRHMLVLLGQLSENIIYMEDLENLHCALMHLDSHPMNSGTKGVNESQKKCQNDVYVESM; encoded by the exons ATGATCAGGTCGAGACTCCGAACTTCTATTTACCCTCCATTAACCG GTGAAAATCGGCTGATTAAGCTCGAAGGAAAGCTCAATTTGCTTGAAAG GTGCAATGTCAGAATAGGTAATTCTATTGACTTATTTTCGGTGAGGAATCTTTTGTGCTCAAGAACATTGTCCAACTTCATAACAAAAGGAGTAGGGAATCCGGAGCAGTCTCCAGACAGTTCATCTGATGAAGACGATTTTTCTGAATTGGGTCCGCCTGTGGGACAAGGCATAGATACCTTCCCTATATCGATGACAGAAAAACCTCAACATTTTAGG AAAATTGACAGGGCAAGGCACGCTTTATCTGGTTCATCTTTACATGAAATAGGCAGCCTGAGGTCAATAAATGAAGCCCTGGAGCTACATAACTCTTCTTCTGATCTACATTTTGGGCTTGAGAACCACAAGCATTCAAGTTCCAACGGTAAAGCTGATAAATTTTTAGATTTGGGATCCTCATTGCCGCAAGGCATAGGTCCAACTCTGAAATTGAGAACAGAAAAACCTGACCGATTTATG AAAACTAAGAGTACAAGAAATGCGTCAGCTGTTTCACTCCCCAAAAGCAGGCCCCAACTGAAAGATGAAGCCCTGAGGTTGGGTAACTCGTCGTCACCTCCACATCTCAAACTTGAGAACCACAATGGTGGCCCTAGATCTAATATTGGCAATAAACAGGAGTCCAATGTTAGAAATTTGAATTCTGTAACTGTTCAAAAAATACCTTCTACAATTAATCCTCCTCAGTTGAAAGAGGCAATGTCCATTTTTGGGAAGATCTCGAATGCAACTATGAGGACCGTAGAAAGTGGACTAAACTGCTGCGACGTTGAATTTGAG AGTGTAGAATCAAGCAGGAAAGCACTATCTGCTGGTCAAATTATGGTGAATAACTTCAGTATTCCAATTTCTCCTCTGCATGCCTTGGAGGCTGTAACCATTAGAATTAGCAACTTAAACGCCAGAACTGATGATTCTATGATTCACTCAGTGTGCATGTCTTATGGCAATTTGGACACTCTTGTAAGGACAAAAGATGATGCAGTAGATGCCGTGTTTCTCGTGAAGGACAAATATGGCTTGCTTGCCATGctaaaaaa GCTGAACAACACGATGATGGATGATTGCCAATGGTCAGCTTGTATACAACCACCAGGTTCCCCATCTGCTGTGGTGGCTAATGAGAACGTTTCCCAACAGCAGTTGGGGTTACAAGTTCACCGTCATATGCTTGTGTTGTTGGGGCAACTCTCTGAAAACATTATTTATATGGAAGATTTGGAGAACTTGCATTGTGCTTTAATGCACCTTGACAGTCACCCAATGAACAGTG GAACCAAAGGCGTGAACGAGTCACAAAAGAAGTGTCAAAATGATGTATATGTTGAAAGCATGTAA
- the LOC120007754 gene encoding uncharacterized protein LOC120007754 isoform X1 encodes MIRSRLRTSIYPPLTGENRLIKLEGKLNLLERCNVRIGNSIDLFSVRNLLCSRTLSNFITKGVGNPEQSPDSSSDEDDFSELGPPVGQGIDTFPISMTEKPQHFRKRKIDRARHALSGSSLHEIGSLRSINEALELHNSSSDLHFGLENHKHSSSNGKADKFLDLGSSLPQGIGPTLKLRTEKPDRFMKTKSTRNASAVSLPKSRPQLKDEALRLGNSSSPPHLKLENHNGGPRSNIGNKQESNVRNLNSVTVQKIPSTINPPQLKEAMSIFGKISNATMRTVESGLNCCDVEFESVESSRKALSAGQIMVNNFSIPISPLHALEAVTIRISNLNARTDDSMIHSVCMSYGNLDTLVRTKDDAVDAVFLVKDKYGLLAMLKKLNNTMMDDCQWSACIQPPGSPSAVVANENVSQQQLGLQVHRHMLVLLGQLSENIIYMEDLENLHCALMHLDSHPMNSGTKGVNESQKKCQNDVYVESM; translated from the exons ATGATCAGGTCGAGACTCCGAACTTCTATTTACCCTCCATTAACCG GTGAAAATCGGCTGATTAAGCTCGAAGGAAAGCTCAATTTGCTTGAAAG GTGCAATGTCAGAATAGGTAATTCTATTGACTTATTTTCGGTGAGGAATCTTTTGTGCTCAAGAACATTGTCCAACTTCATAACAAAAGGAGTAGGGAATCCGGAGCAGTCTCCAGACAGTTCATCTGATGAAGACGATTTTTCTGAATTGGGTCCGCCTGTGGGACAAGGCATAGATACCTTCCCTATATCGATGACAGAAAAACCTCAACATTTTAGG AAGCGTAAAATTGACAGGGCAAGGCACGCTTTATCTGGTTCATCTTTACATGAAATAGGCAGCCTGAGGTCAATAAATGAAGCCCTGGAGCTACATAACTCTTCTTCTGATCTACATTTTGGGCTTGAGAACCACAAGCATTCAAGTTCCAACGGTAAAGCTGATAAATTTTTAGATTTGGGATCCTCATTGCCGCAAGGCATAGGTCCAACTCTGAAATTGAGAACAGAAAAACCTGACCGATTTATG AAAACTAAGAGTACAAGAAATGCGTCAGCTGTTTCACTCCCCAAAAGCAGGCCCCAACTGAAAGATGAAGCCCTGAGGTTGGGTAACTCGTCGTCACCTCCACATCTCAAACTTGAGAACCACAATGGTGGCCCTAGATCTAATATTGGCAATAAACAGGAGTCCAATGTTAGAAATTTGAATTCTGTAACTGTTCAAAAAATACCTTCTACAATTAATCCTCCTCAGTTGAAAGAGGCAATGTCCATTTTTGGGAAGATCTCGAATGCAACTATGAGGACCGTAGAAAGTGGACTAAACTGCTGCGACGTTGAATTTGAG AGTGTAGAATCAAGCAGGAAAGCACTATCTGCTGGTCAAATTATGGTGAATAACTTCAGTATTCCAATTTCTCCTCTGCATGCCTTGGAGGCTGTAACCATTAGAATTAGCAACTTAAACGCCAGAACTGATGATTCTATGATTCACTCAGTGTGCATGTCTTATGGCAATTTGGACACTCTTGTAAGGACAAAAGATGATGCAGTAGATGCCGTGTTTCTCGTGAAGGACAAATATGGCTTGCTTGCCATGctaaaaaa GCTGAACAACACGATGATGGATGATTGCCAATGGTCAGCTTGTATACAACCACCAGGTTCCCCATCTGCTGTGGTGGCTAATGAGAACGTTTCCCAACAGCAGTTGGGGTTACAAGTTCACCGTCATATGCTTGTGTTGTTGGGGCAACTCTCTGAAAACATTATTTATATGGAAGATTTGGAGAACTTGCATTGTGCTTTAATGCACCTTGACAGTCACCCAATGAACAGTG GAACCAAAGGCGTGAACGAGTCACAAAAGAAGTGTCAAAATGATGTATATGTTGAAAGCATGTAA
- the LOC120007977 gene encoding uncharacterized protein LOC120007977 isoform X2, whose product MYHSLCFNSLYSKLRFLSSRQPVSSNRLGFHRILHCRRFGACWDYAVHMNDWVEELVIRLAKGLLGSGDSSTDWTNANDKTLWF is encoded by the exons ATGTACCATTCTCTCTGCTTCAATTCTCTCTACTCTAAGCTTCGGTTTCTCTCTTCTCGGCAACCTGTTTCAAGCAATCGGTTGGGTTTTCATAG GATTTTGCATTGTCGCCGATTTGGTGCATGCTGGGATTATGCTGTGCACATGAATGACTGGGTGGAGGAATTGGTCATCAGGTTAGCGAAAGGGCTTCTGGGGAGTGGGGACAGTtccacggattggacaaatgcaAATGACAA gACATTATGGTTTTGA
- the LOC120008077 gene encoding probable protein disulfide-isomerase A6 has protein sequence MAKFQIWLAVVSTALLAASVLADVVVLTEDNFDKEVGQDRGALVEFYAPWCGHCKKLAPEYENLGTSFKKAKSVLIGKVDCDEHKSLCSKYGVSGYPTLQWFPKGTMEPKKYEGPRTAEALAEFVNSEGGTNVKIAVAPSDVVVLTGDNFNEVVLDESKDVLVEFYAPWCGHCKNLAPTYEKVASAFKLEKDVVIANLDADKHKDLGEKYGVSGFPTLKFFPKSNKAGEDYEGGRDLEDFVSTINEKCGTNRDSKGQLTSKAGIVASLDDLVKEFLSAGDEEKKTVFTRIEEEVEKLRDSTARYGKIYLKAAKSTLEKGADYPKKEIERLQRILAKSISPAKADEFTLKKNILSAFT, from the exons ATGGCGAAATTTCAGATCTGGCTAGCCGTTGTGTCGACGGCTTTGTTGGCTGCATCAGTTTTGGCAGACGTCGTTGTGCTTACCGAAGATAACTTCGACAAGGAAGTTGGTCAAGATAGAGGAGCTCTCGTCGAGTTCTACGCTCCATG GTGTGGGCACTGTAAAAAACTTGCTCCAGAGTATGAGAACCTTGGCACAAGCTTTAAGAAGGCAAAATCTGTTTTAATTGGAAAG GTGGACTGTGATGAGCATAAGAGCTTATGCAGCAAATATGGAGTGAGTGGATACCCCACACTTCAATGGTTTCCTAAGGGAACTATGGAGCCCAAAAA GTATGAAGGGCCACGCACTGCAGAAGCCCTTGCTGAGTTCGTGAATAGTGAAGGAG GGACCAATGTGAAGATTGCTGTTGCACCATCTGATGTAGTGGTACTCACGGGTGATAACTTTAATGAGGTGGTCCTGGATGAGAGCAAGGATGTTTTGGTAGAGTTTTATGCACCATG GTGCGGCCATTGCAAAAATCTTGCTCCT actTATGAAAAGGTGGCTTCAGCATTTAAGTTGGAAAAAGATGTAGTGATTGCCAACCTAGATGCTGACAAACACAAAGATCTCGGAGAGAA GTATGGAGTTAGTGGATTTCCTACGTTGAAATTCTTTCCAAAGAGTAACAAAGCTGGTGAAGATTATGAGGGCGGCAGAGATTTAGAAGACTTTGTCTCTACCATCAATGAAAAGTGTGGCACTAATAGGGATAGCAAAGGTCAACTCACTTCAAAG GCTGGCATAGTTGCAAGTTTAGATGACTTGGTAAAAGAGTTCTTATCTGCTGGCGATGAAGAGAAGAAGACTGTCTTCACCcggatagaagaagaagttgagaaGCTCAGGGATTCCACCGCAAG GTATGGAAAGATTTACCTAAAAGCTGCTAAAAGTACTTTGGAGAAAGGCGCAGACTATCCAAAGAAGGAGATTGAGCGGCTCCAGCGCATACTTGCAAAG TCAATCAGCCCTGCAAAAGCAGACGAGTTCACCCTTAAGAAGAATATCCTGTCAGCATTCACCTAA
- the LOC120007977 gene encoding uncharacterized protein LOC120007977 isoform X1 gives MYHSLCFNSLYSKLRFLSSRQPVSSNRLGFHRILHCRRFGACWDYAVHMNDWVEELVIRLAKGLLGSGDSSTDWTNANDNPGAFMASYQILPQMNMFFFSGY, from the exons ATGTACCATTCTCTCTGCTTCAATTCTCTCTACTCTAAGCTTCGGTTTCTCTCTTCTCGGCAACCTGTTTCAAGCAATCGGTTGGGTTTTCATAG GATTTTGCATTGTCGCCGATTTGGTGCATGCTGGGATTATGCTGTGCACATGAATGACTGGGTGGAGGAATTGGTCATCAGGTTAGCGAAAGGGCTTCTGGGGAGTGGGGACAGTtccacggattggacaaatgcaAATGACAA CCCAGGTGCCTTCATGGCCTCCTACCAGATTCTGCCTCAAatgaatatgttttttttttctggatatTAG
- the LOC120007754 gene encoding uncharacterized protein LOC120007754 isoform X4, whose amino-acid sequence MTEKPQHFRKRKIDRARHALSGSSLHEIGSLRSINEALELHNSSSDLHFGLENHKHSSSNGKADKFLDLGSSLPQGIGPTLKLRTEKPDRFMKTKSTRNASAVSLPKSRPQLKDEALRLGNSSSPPHLKLENHNGGPRSNIGNKQESNVRNLNSVTVQKIPSTINPPQLKEAMSIFGKISNATMRTVESGLNCCDVEFESVESSRKALSAGQIMVNNFSIPISPLHALEAVTIRISNLNARTDDSMIHSVCMSYGNLDTLVRTKDDAVDAVFLVKDKYGLLAMLKKLNNTMMDDCQWSACIQPPGSPSAVVANENVSQQQLGLQVHRHMLVLLGQLSENIIYMEDLENLHCALMHLDSHPMNSGTKGVNESQKKCQNDVYVESM is encoded by the exons ATGACAGAAAAACCTCAACATTTTAGG AAGCGTAAAATTGACAGGGCAAGGCACGCTTTATCTGGTTCATCTTTACATGAAATAGGCAGCCTGAGGTCAATAAATGAAGCCCTGGAGCTACATAACTCTTCTTCTGATCTACATTTTGGGCTTGAGAACCACAAGCATTCAAGTTCCAACGGTAAAGCTGATAAATTTTTAGATTTGGGATCCTCATTGCCGCAAGGCATAGGTCCAACTCTGAAATTGAGAACAGAAAAACCTGACCGATTTATG AAAACTAAGAGTACAAGAAATGCGTCAGCTGTTTCACTCCCCAAAAGCAGGCCCCAACTGAAAGATGAAGCCCTGAGGTTGGGTAACTCGTCGTCACCTCCACATCTCAAACTTGAGAACCACAATGGTGGCCCTAGATCTAATATTGGCAATAAACAGGAGTCCAATGTTAGAAATTTGAATTCTGTAACTGTTCAAAAAATACCTTCTACAATTAATCCTCCTCAGTTGAAAGAGGCAATGTCCATTTTTGGGAAGATCTCGAATGCAACTATGAGGACCGTAGAAAGTGGACTAAACTGCTGCGACGTTGAATTTGAG AGTGTAGAATCAAGCAGGAAAGCACTATCTGCTGGTCAAATTATGGTGAATAACTTCAGTATTCCAATTTCTCCTCTGCATGCCTTGGAGGCTGTAACCATTAGAATTAGCAACTTAAACGCCAGAACTGATGATTCTATGATTCACTCAGTGTGCATGTCTTATGGCAATTTGGACACTCTTGTAAGGACAAAAGATGATGCAGTAGATGCCGTGTTTCTCGTGAAGGACAAATATGGCTTGCTTGCCATGctaaaaaa GCTGAACAACACGATGATGGATGATTGCCAATGGTCAGCTTGTATACAACCACCAGGTTCCCCATCTGCTGTGGTGGCTAATGAGAACGTTTCCCAACAGCAGTTGGGGTTACAAGTTCACCGTCATATGCTTGTGTTGTTGGGGCAACTCTCTGAAAACATTATTTATATGGAAGATTTGGAGAACTTGCATTGTGCTTTAATGCACCTTGACAGTCACCCAATGAACAGTG GAACCAAAGGCGTGAACGAGTCACAAAAGAAGTGTCAAAATGATGTATATGTTGAAAGCATGTAA